One region of Marinitoga litoralis genomic DNA includes:
- a CDS encoding HD domain-containing phosphohydrolase, which translates to MKKTLLILIIFILSFSSYAEKLIVGVYDNKPLTYIEDNQYTGFAVDLLKEIAKREKWELDFKYDSFSNLLSDIYANNIDLIIAMGKNEERENFVIFPQEHFFTNWGIVYSNKKIDSILGLNNTKIAVLKGDIYYNKFENLSKEFEVSIEFLEFDSYDDVLKSVKNNISDAGIVNRIYSGNTYKLYKTPIVFSPLEVYYGFSKNTKKEIIDKVDNYLNTWKYDEKSPYNTLFNKYILESTIPNWIRDLLVFLPIISITFFVTALIYYLLFKKTLSNLFKKNNELDAYVNELNAVNEELEENYHEIENLNFKIIHLIKMISNLKISSPLDVFYNDLLKTAINLIPEADYGSIIYINSKNNTWKFLSAYGHDFELLKNIEYAAGHIPVKEKIRIVDNNIVENEKIEMDDKSYEILKKASKPIKKTIIYEIQLNEEEWINFCLDIDANSDKSFSNESKELLEIFGNLAKAFWIEKLSYEHIKKSYTNLSNKLALIVEEYDDITGGHIYRVAKYSKFIAEKLELEPNLINEIETYAPLHDIGKILIDKSILLKNSKLTDEEWEEMKKHTIYGAKILEEEYFKTARNIALYHHEKYDGTGYPYGLKGDEIPIEAQIVAFADVYDALRSDRPYKKGYSHEKVVEIILNGDNRTRPEHFNPKILEIFNNYHETFKNIFESFL; encoded by the coding sequence ATGAAAAAAACTTTATTGATTTTAATTATATTTATTTTATCGTTTTCATCCTATGCTGAAAAATTAATTGTTGGAGTATATGATAACAAACCTCTAACGTATATTGAGGATAATCAATATACTGGTTTTGCCGTTGATTTATTAAAAGAAATTGCAAAAAGAGAAAAATGGGAATTAGATTTCAAATATGATTCTTTCAGTAATCTATTAAGCGATATTTATGCTAATAATATTGATTTAATAATTGCAATGGGTAAAAATGAAGAAAGAGAAAATTTTGTTATATTCCCACAAGAACATTTTTTTACTAATTGGGGTATAGTATATTCTAATAAAAAAATAGATTCTATACTTGGTTTAAATAATACAAAAATAGCTGTTTTAAAAGGCGACATTTATTATAATAAATTTGAGAATCTGAGTAAAGAATTTGAAGTAAGTATTGAATTTTTAGAGTTTGATTCATATGATGATGTATTAAAAAGCGTTAAAAATAATATATCTGATGCAGGCATTGTTAATAGAATTTATTCTGGCAATACTTATAAATTATATAAAACTCCAATCGTTTTTAGCCCTTTAGAAGTATATTATGGTTTTTCTAAAAATACTAAAAAGGAGATAATAGATAAAGTTGACAATTATTTAAACACTTGGAAATATGACGAAAAATCACCTTATAATACCCTTTTTAATAAATATATTTTAGAAAGTACAATACCAAATTGGATAAGGGATTTGTTAGTATTTCTTCCTATTATATCGATAACATTTTTTGTCACTGCACTAATATACTATTTATTATTCAAAAAAACTCTTTCTAATTTATTTAAGAAAAATAATGAATTAGATGCATATGTGAATGAATTAAACGCTGTAAATGAGGAATTAGAAGAAAATTACCATGAAATAGAAAATTTGAATTTTAAAATAATTCATTTAATTAAAATGATTTCTAACTTGAAAATTTCAAGTCCTTTAGATGTTTTCTATAATGACCTATTAAAAACTGCAATTAATTTAATTCCTGAGGCAGATTATGGAAGTATTATATATATTAACTCAAAAAATAACACCTGGAAATTTTTAAGTGCATATGGACATGATTTTGAATTACTGAAAAATATTGAATATGCTGCAGGACATATTCCTGTTAAAGAAAAAATAAGGATAGTTGATAATAATATTGTTGAAAACGAAAAGATAGAAATGGATGATAAATCATATGAAATATTAAAAAAAGCTTCTAAACCTATTAAAAAAACAATTATATATGAAATACAGTTAAATGAAGAGGAATGGATTAATTTCTGTTTAGATATTGATGCTAATAGTGATAAATCATTTTCTAATGAGTCAAAAGAATTATTAGAAATATTTGGAAATTTAGCAAAAGCTTTTTGGATAGAAAAATTATCGTATGAACATATTAAAAAATCTTATACTAACCTATCTAATAAACTTGCTTTAATTGTCGAAGAATATGATGATATAACTGGAGGACATATATATAGAGTTGCAAAATATTCTAAATTTATTGCTGAAAAATTGGAATTAGAACCTAATTTAATAAATGAAATTGAAACTTATGCTCCTTTACACGATATTGGAAAAATACTTATTGATAAATCTATATTATTAAAAAATAGCAAACTTACTGATGAAGAATGGGAAGAAATGAAAAAACATACAATATATGGAGCAAAAATTCTAGAAGAAGAGTACTTTAAAACAGCTAGAAACATTGCATTATACCATCATGAAAAATATGATGGTACTGGATATCCATATGGTTTAAAAGGAGATGAAATTCCTATAGAAGCACAAATTGTAGCTTTTGCAGATGTTTATGACGCTCTACGCAGCGATCGACCATATAAAAAAGGGTATTCTCATGAAAAGGTTGTTGAAATTATTTTAAATGGAGATAACCGAACAAGACCAGAACATTTTAATCCTAAAATATTAGAGATTTTCAACAATTATCATGAAACATTCAAAAATATATTTGAATCTTTTTTGTAA
- a CDS encoding NYN domain-containing protein: MDYQNQPVDPELIIEKIKEWGKIVGGKAYAHWSKYPATMFSFSRHGIELIEMPEDGFENKKGNDIKLAIDAIETMFSLPHIDVFVLVTGDADFVPLVKKLRIYGKEVIVVSRSKNTSKEMELSADVFIPYEDIVKSEKIEDKDSIEDVVDEIIRIIEEHQYNDVNESIIKRIVTGMKIDYRDFGFNSYNDFIDHLIKEIRNELYSKNGEYSEYEENYMRYIERLLATSLIPLKLEQLVEKAHEKNPWISKNSKYSLKELILKMIEEKRLWKNSKGYILVPIPRRWEIKHEKILPYPEHRDKFIEYVYNIFKEQKVNSIIEAIHKAKKELNLTNKVVGSFGIALKFSGKFIGKDGSDYVSMKTPVYLNADFNEFKLAVESFYLKSILKDEDIHEKNLPIVSKYIYNSENTKRLEEILSYLMNLQEVFHVKPYYKYYKNLNK, from the coding sequence ATGGATTATCAAAATCAACCTGTTGATCCTGAATTGATAATTGAAAAAATCAAAGAGTGGGGTAAAATTGTTGGGGGAAAGGCATATGCTCATTGGTCAAAATATCCTGCAACAATGTTTTCTTTTTCAAGACATGGTATTGAATTAATCGAAATGCCTGAAGATGGTTTTGAAAACAAGAAAGGTAATGATATAAAACTTGCAATTGATGCTATTGAAACTATGTTTTCTTTACCACATATTGATGTTTTTGTATTAGTTACAGGAGATGCTGATTTTGTTCCATTAGTAAAAAAATTAAGAATATATGGAAAAGAAGTTATCGTGGTAAGTAGAAGTAAAAATACTTCTAAGGAAATGGAATTATCTGCTGATGTTTTTATACCATATGAAGATATAGTAAAATCAGAAAAAATAGAAGATAAGGATTCAATTGAAGATGTTGTTGATGAAATTATTAGAATAATAGAAGAACATCAGTATAACGATGTAAATGAAAGTATTATAAAAAGAATAGTTACTGGAATGAAAATAGATTATAGAGATTTTGGATTTAATTCATACAATGATTTTATTGATCATTTAATAAAAGAAATCAGAAATGAGTTATATTCCAAAAATGGTGAATATAGCGAATATGAAGAAAATTATATGAGATATATTGAAAGACTTCTTGCTACAAGTTTGATTCCATTAAAATTGGAACAACTTGTTGAAAAGGCACATGAAAAAAATCCTTGGATTTCAAAAAATTCTAAATATTCACTTAAAGAATTAATATTAAAAATGATAGAAGAAAAGAGATTATGGAAAAATTCTAAAGGTTATATTTTAGTACCAATTCCAAGAAGATGGGAAATTAAACATGAAAAAATTTTACCTTATCCAGAGCATAGAGATAAGTTTATAGAATATGTATATAATATTTTCAAAGAACAAAAAGTCAATTCTATAATTGAAGCAATACATAAAGCTAAAAAAGAGTTGAATCTAACTAATAAAGTGGTTGGTTCTTTCGGTATTGCGTTAAAGTTTTCTGGTAAGTTTATTGGAAAAGATGGTAGTGACTATGTAAGTATGAAAACTCCTGTATATTTAAATGCTGATTTTAATGAATTTAAATTAGCTGTAGAATCTTTTTATTTAAAAAGCATTTTAAAAGATGAAGATATTCATGAAAAAAACTTACCAATAGTTTCTAAATATATTTATAATTCAGAAAACACAAAAAGGCTTGAAGAAATTCTTTCTTATTTGATGAATTTACAAGAAGTGTTTCACGTAAAACCGTATTATAAGTATTATAAAAATCTAAATAAATGA